Proteins encoded in a region of the Aminivibrio pyruvatiphilus genome:
- a CDS encoding LysR substrate-binding domain-containing protein, translated as MSLFYPMWPKSDRLLGEDPLVLVAAPFHPWALRGQASFAETAGETLIRFAGDCPLGTYVDEFLLRNRIRFGGQVETDEIEMAKHLALRGVGVAITSSISVQKELASGELAPVILDGMEELSWEIQCVYSSTRGLSYAGWEMVKRLEEQCRSLLK; from the coding sequence ATGAGTCTATTTTATCCGATGTGGCCTAAGTCCGACAGGCTCCTAGGAGAGGATCCTCTCGTGCTGGTGGCCGCACCTTTCCATCCGTGGGCACTGCGGGGGCAGGCCTCCTTTGCGGAGACCGCCGGGGAGACGCTCATCCGGTTTGCGGGTGACTGCCCCCTGGGAACCTATGTGGACGAATTTCTCCTCCGGAACAGGATCAGGTTCGGCGGCCAGGTGGAAACTGACGAAATCGAGATGGCGAAGCATCTCGCCCTTCGGGGCGTAGGGGTGGCCATTACCAGCTCTATCTCGGTCCAGAAAGAGCTTGCCTCGGGAGAACTTGCTCCTGTGATCCTTGACGGAATGGAGGAACTGTCCTGGGAAATCCAGTGCGTCTATTCATCCACCAGGGGACTGTCCTATGCGGGGTGGGAGATGGTGAAGCGGCTGGAGGAGCAGTGCCGCAGCCTCCTGAAGTGA